CATACGAAAAAGAATTAGAGAAAAAATGGTTTAAAGACGCAAAATAAAGTCCTTGCTTCCTTTTTCCGCATTGTTTTCGGTTTAAAAAAGGCTGCCTGACGTAAGCTCATAAGTCACGTGAATGTAGTCATTAGTTACGTTACGTGTTTTCCACTTTCCACCGtagtaactaaaaaaaaatactactaGAGAGTCTCCTGCTTTGGGAAGTCCTCCGCCAGACTGGACTGGGCTGGGCAGAGTTCAGAGCTGGCATCATCAACAGCCTCACACGGCAAACCAAGATTAGCACGTGACACTTTTAAcaatcacaattttttttttccttctattcACACTTGTGTTTCCTAGTttacacaaataaaaataaaataaaatgaagaactcTAATTTAATCTAGTCATACAATTCTCATAGACATTTAAGTTCTGAAGATGTATACACAAGAAACACATTTGTGTATTTGTACATCACTAATTATTAAACATTAATTGTATTTGAATACAATTAAATTGCTGTCAAGGAGGAGGCACAAAAGCCCTCACGGGGTAGCTCGGACGGTGTGCTCCCCCTCTTTAGGGTATGGCCACTTACCTAACAACCAGGGTTCGAGTCCCGTTGTTTACATCTTCGGTGTGGAGTGGGGCCTCCTCTCCCGGAGCGCAAGAAGATTAGCCGGaccccgtaaggattgacccggacaTCCCCtgtgtcgaaaaaaaaaaaaaaaaaggaggcacAAAAACAACCATCCAGTCATGTTATTGCTTTTATTCTGACGAGCAGATCAACATACTAAAATAATATGACGTTTATTTGAGAATATTTTAGTATTCAATTTGACAGAAACATTTGAACAGTGAAAATTCAGTCATAATCATCACAAAATTTATAACAACTAATCAAACAGCAATACTTAACCGAtttaatatgatttttcatGTACAACTAACAACACAAAGTGATGAAGCATTTTATGAGCAGCgttgattttcaaaataatttactTCTGAGGTGATGAAAAGAAATCCTTTTCAATCTAATAAATAGAAATGTCCTGTGTTTTTGGAGATAACTAACGATTCTTAACCagttaaattatattttttggGTGCGACTAAGCTACTTACTTCATATCTTTCCTTATCCCTAGATTTTATACTGCATTACACgtaatctgttttttttttcttcttaaaaaaaaaaaaagtgagctGTTTTATGATTGGAAAAAGAATGCTGAAAACTCTGTTTAGATTGGGAGTGTCAAACTGCCTCTTGTTGATACTCCTAATGAGTAGTAGAACCAATAATAGCAGATGTGAATCTGATTTTCTCCCCAACATTGTTGGGGTTGGAATCTATGTTTTTAAATTCAAATCTATGGATTGGGCAGTTCAATCGGTTGAACCGAGAACTGGACAGGTATTTGGTCCAAGTtgctaaaaaaaatgattgtcgaaaactcaattaaaatcgaTCAAAAATCAGGTTCATTCGGGGTTGAATTGGGAAAATCAGATATGAAAATCCCGAATCTTCACTTCCCAAGCTTATGCATTttttatccaaacaaaaaaaaaaaaggtttttttttctctccccaATTTGCAAATAAATCAATGATGGCGAAATTGCTTCATCGACACCTAAATGAAAAACTTGGGTAAGGTAGAAAAATTTGCAAATCTAAATATCTAAAACATCATCCGAAATAAATAAACCTCAATGAGGCAAAGAAATAGAAGGGAAAGCAAAGAATAAGAAGTTTCCTTCACTTCTGTTTGATAAGAAAGCAACTATGGACGTTTTTTCTTCACCTCTGTTTGATAAGAAAGCAACGATGGACACCTGGATGAAgacaatttctttcttttctttttgaaaaaaagaaagatcagAACACAAACAGATGAACTGGACTTTGTGATGGGGACATAAGAAACTGGAAAGTTTGATGGCGAAGAAGAAGACTTGATAAGGAATCCCCTCTTAAACTTAAAAATTTTCTCATATTGTACTTTGATCCCTTAATGTTTTGTACAATCATAACTACACACCTAAAGTTCTTTTATTACTGTCATTTGCAGCCTTAATTTTGTTATGTTTACAATGATTATTAATTTTCATTCTAGATTCACCATCTTATAGAATTAGAGACACATTAATATGCATTTCAGATATACAATCATTAAGTTGGCCGAACATATGAGTTGATTATTACAATTAGTTACTACAAATTTGACATCTTAATATACATAGGACATATGTCGAAAAATTGAAATAAGTACAtgtttattctatttattttattttatgtataattaaaatatttttatatctTAATTATGATATTATCTGATTCGACCCCAGGCTAACCGATCAGACCATTAATCGCTGACCCCTGACCTCTGTTGAGTTATTGTCCTGTCTGAATTTCAAAACATAGGTTGGAATCTGCAGTAAACCTTACCTCAAGGCTCAAGGAATGAAGAGCCGCGAGCAAGATTTAAATAGCATCACCAAGACACCAACTGAATGGGGTGTCATAAAGAGGATTCCTATCTTTGTAGCAGCAACAGATGTGAAATTTAATACTGAAGACACATAATTCAGGCATGTCATCATTTGGGGACGGGGCCAGTTGAGATACATTCAATAATAACCAGCCTCCATATTTGCTCAGGCCCCTCCATGACTGGAACCTCAActacaatatatatacatatatatatatatatatacacacacacatatacatatcaTCACCACACTATCTCTCTATCTCTATAAGAAGCAAATGAAATCATTAGCCTTTGTGGTTCCAGCACCCTACTCCTCCCTCAACGGGACCAATAATAGAGCGCAAAAGAAAGCGACTGGCATTAAAAATGGATCCTCTTTTACACATTCATTGAGATTTTGCTTCCCAGTTCTTGGCATTTATATGTCCACCAATCTAATGCGTCAGATTTCAGATTGATGTTTCATTCGTCGTTCAAGACTAGCTTTCTATTACAAGTAGTAAAATTAATGATAGGGGTCATAAAGATATCCATATCTCAGGCTTTAAATTCCCAGGAAGGGCACAGGTTAGTAAGTTTAGGATGTTTTATGTGCCTTTTGATTGCCAACGGTTCCACACTGCTCATACTCATAGTCGCATTCATCGATGCTTCGTTTAATCTGTAATATCAGAAGTTCATACCGGCCGCATGCATTTGCATGCCGCTGCTGGGACGGTCGCTGGTCAGCATTAGTAGTGgcaaaccaaattttgaatggaACTTCCATTgaaaccgaattagggtttctatctCACTAGTCTCAATTGTATTGTATGTTGCAATGTAACGTTAACAGAATAAATGTAGTAGATACATAAGCATAATACATATAAACATAAAGACAATAATATAGTGCAAAAGTACTATTACATGTTTTACAATTCGTCTCATCCGCCATATAtacatattacaaattgaaCGCATCCGCCAAAACCAACTGGATTAGACTTTCAGAATGTATACTGAAAAATCAACGACTCCGCACACGTTGAAGAAAACAATCTGGATCCTTGCTTGATGCTGCTACAAgcaacgcaaaaaaaaaaaagggccatGAAATACCCGACTTTTTGGTGCggtaataataatataatatgcATTCGATGTCCTTTGCACCCATGACGGAGTTATAGTGCACATTCATTGCTCTCCTTTAAGGCTGaggaaatgaaagcaagaaaAGACGTGTGCTGCATACTAACTTGTCCTTGGCTACCCGGCAGGCAAAACCCACCAGCTGTTCTCTCTGAATGGCATGGCAGAGAACTTAGTCCTACACCACATGATTTCCAGTTTCTGCCAACAGCCTTTGGGCTGGTACCTCCAGGACATTTAAGTCCCAGCGGAGTGAGAGTTCAAAAGTTTAAATCTTGCCTCTCACTTTGCTACTTAATTGTGGTTTTCTTTGACTGAATTTTTCTAtcggctccctctctctttAGATTAAATTAGAATaagttataaaaatattatcgttgcgataaaaaaaaaattttcattttctgaaGTAAGTTATACAAATATTATCGttgcgacaaaaaaaaatttccaatttctGTTGTACGTACGTTTATTTTGCATACCTCACGCTAAATCTTAGCGGCATTTAATTattacattaaaaaaagaagaagaagcaaggtatatataccttttttttttttaagttgagGATTTGCAAAGAGATCAAGGCATTAGGGGTgtgcatcgaattcgaattcggtaattcgaaAGTTTAAATTCGGAATTTTTTCGGAATTTTGGCATAGGAATTACCGAccaatttcgatttcaaattcaccagtttcgatttcgatttcgattccGAATGGTAAATTCCGAATTCGGTTCGGAaaccttttttcccttttttttttcttttttgttagatgTATTGTtgtataatataaattttatattgcatatattataaaaactattattatatgtataaatatatattaatatacgtATCATAAaacgaaattgaaataaaaaatattattatatatataaataaataaataaatattaatatatatatattataaaacgaaattgaaatcgaaaatttcgatttcaaaaactctattaccgaattcgaaccaaattcgcataattcgaaatcgaaaattCCGATTTCAGTGCCGAATTTCGAATTATTGATTTCaaaaattccgaattcaattcgaattcgatCGATAAATCAGAATTTTTCGATTTTACACACCCCTCGAAGGCATGACATTTTGACCATTTAGTTCCTGATTTCAAGAGGCCAGGACGTAAAAAATCTATACAATTCTATAAACTGAAAGGGTGAAAGGTGAATTAATCCTATATCTGTCTAGAGGATCGCAATATCACCGgcagattaaaaaaatttaaaaaaaaaaaaccaaaagagcaTATGATAAAGATGATTCATTCAAGAATCTAAGTAGTACTGTATTAACACTACTGTACACCATGAATTAAGAGCTTATCAACTAAAATGTCCTCTCtccctttttgcttttttgtCCCCtccaaaatttaaagaaaattgATCACGTTaaccaaaagaaatttgggaaaaaaaaatccctaATACTACTACATACGACGTGTATAATCACCCCGTTAAACATCAGTCGTACTTTTATTACTTCCATCCACAGGGGCGGCAACAGGAGGAGGAGGAGTGATTCCATTATTATTCGTAGCTCCACCATTACTGCTGCTGCGTCGTCCCTCCTTAATCACCCCAAATTTCCTCAAACAACTCTCACCCCAGTCCCACAAATGCAATACCACGTAAGTACCGATCCCACCAATCAGACCGTAGGCAATCGAATACGTCAACGGCATCAGTAGCAACGTCATAAACGCCGGTATTGCCTGCCGCATGTCATCCCACTCCACCTCCACTACAGCCCTCATCATCAACACTCCCACCAGTATTAGCGGCGGCCCCACCGCCCACGCCGGAATCGAAGCCAACAACGGCGTGAAGAAAAACGACAACAGGAAATACCCAGCCACTGTTAGCGCCGTCAGCCCCGTCCGTCCCCCCTCCCTTATCCCGGTAGACGACTCAATGAACGCCGTCACCGGGGACGTACCTAACAAGGACCCCACAACTATAGACGAGGCGTCCGACATGAACGCGAAATATTGCCCCTCGAAATCACCGTTACTGTCTGTAAAACCTGCAAACCGCGCCATTGAATATAAAGTTCCGGTCGTGTCCAATATATCGACGTACAGAAAAGTAACTAGGGATTCCCAAAAATGACCTTTCCCAATACTTTTGAAACTTAACGCCCCAGCCGTGCTCTCTATCTTATGAACGTCGACGACTTTCTTGAAGTATTTGTAGGCGGAATTCCCAGTAGCCGTGTCGGGAAATGCCGTTACTCTGGTGTTGCGAAACCAAGAAACGGCGGTTACGAAAACGATGCCGTATATCATGGCGCCTTTAATGTTCTTCACCAAACAGTAACCGATGATAACGAAACCCACAACTCCAAGCCAAAATGTAGGGCTCTCCATGCGCCCATGCAAGCATAAAATGTCGCCGGACACTGTCCCACCTGGGAGAAGCGACACCGTTCCATTCGATGACGTGATCACCGGCGCCACCGATGCGCGGGACGACCGCGGACATGCTGCTAGGGTCACCAGCGTCGACGAGCTGTATCCTACGAGTCCAAGCCCTTGATTGTTTTGTAGTCCGATGAAAGCCAGAAAAAGGCCTATCCCAGCGGAGGATGAGATCCTCACGGGCTTGGGGACAAGTTTGGCGAGCCTGGCGCGTAAACCGACAGCGGAGATGAATAAGAATATGAGGCCTTCGATGAAAACTGCGGCTAACGCGCTTTGGTAAGATACGTTGCCGGAGCCGTGGAAGCCGACGACTGTGTAGGCGAAGTATGCGTTGGTTCCCATTCCTGGGGCTAACGCTAAGGGCAAGTTGGCGAATAAGCCCATGATGACACAGCCGATTAGGGAGGAAGCGACTGTGGCGACGATCAAGTCCTTCCGAGTTTTCTCGAGACAAGCGGCGTAGCCGGGGTTGACGGGGTCGAATTTGCAGGAGTCGTCAGGGGTGAGGAGACGGAGGTTCGGGTTGTTGGTGCAGTCTGCGGGGGAAACGGTGGGGTCGGAGCAAAGGGGAACGCAGTCAGAGACGGAACAGGTGCCGCCGGAGTCGGAGAGAATGGAGGCGTTTACGGCCAAGATGTAGGCCATGGTGAGAAAAGTGGCGGTGCCTGCTCGGAGCTCGGTGGTAAAGGAGGTGTTGCGCTCGTTGAGTTTGAAGCGTTTTCCGAGTCGGCTCTTGGCGACGGCTGCGTTCAGCCGAGTTATCGCCGAGGGCTGGGGGGCTGTGGGAGGGGGTATCCCAGACTCCACGTCCATCTGGGGGATTGATTGTCTGGGCTAGTGCCAATCAGTAGCCTAGTTAAATAGGGATCTCCGTGTTAAATGAATTAAAGGGTTATCTTTCTTGCTTCAAACTctttactactactactactagtaACAGTagaagtagtagtagtagtagaactggtagtagtagtagtatttgttAATGATAACTTGATGCGATACCCCCGGGGCGGGCGGTGGGGATGGGGATTTTTATTGGGGTTTTTGTTTTTTCGTGCGGGGAGTTGATTGGAGTTGGTACAGTAGGAACTAAGGAATTAGTACTAGGCAGCAAATGGTTCAAGAAGaattaaagagagagagagagagagagagagagaggcactTAAAATATATTCTAGTAgcgaaaaataaaaaactatggGACAATTCTAAGTGGGAAAAATCTTTACTAAGAATTTAATATACCATGATAGGTAAAGAACTTCCTCTGGAGCTCAATGCTACATGGTCGACTCGAGCATTGGTTGGCTTTGAATTTAGGTTACGTTTCAAAATTTGCGAAAACATAACATGTTGAGCACTAAGACTACATACGTACTAGTTTTCATGTCAGGCGGCTTCTTCACGTACACCAGCGGGGAGGACTGCTACACATCTTAATTATAGTATTTAATTTTCATCAATCCACCGTCGTCTCAATCATGAATTGTATTGCTGAGTGAGAAATACTCCCGTAGTAGTATGGTATTTACTATTACGGgaatattaaaaagaaaaaagaatattgACAACTTCTCGTTTCGCGGATGTGGTGGTGATCATGGA
This portion of the Coffea arabica cultivar ET-39 chromosome 2e, Coffea Arabica ET-39 HiFi, whole genome shotgun sequence genome encodes:
- the LOC113730266 gene encoding adenine/guanine permease AZG1-like, whose translation is MDVESGIPPPTAPQPSAITRLNAAVAKSRLGKRFKLNERNTSFTTELRAGTATFLTMAYILAVNASILSDSGGTCSVSDCVPLCSDPTVSPADCTNNPNLRLLTPDDSCKFDPVNPGYAACLEKTRKDLIVATVASSLIGCVIMGLFANLPLALAPGMGTNAYFAYTVVGFHGSGNVSYQSALAAVFIEGLIFLFISAVGLRARLAKLVPKPVRISSSAGIGLFLAFIGLQNNQGLGLVGYSSSTLVTLAACPRSSRASVAPVITSSNGTVSLLPGGTVSGDILCLHGRMESPTFWLGVVGFVIIGYCLVKNIKGAMIYGIVFVTAVSWFRNTRVTAFPDTATGNSAYKYFKKVVDVHKIESTAGALSFKSIGKGHFWESLVTFLYVDILDTTGTLYSMARFAGFTDSNGDFEGQYFAFMSDASSIVVGSLLGTSPVTAFIESSTGIREGGRTGLTALTVAGYFLLSFFFTPLLASIPAWAVGPPLILVGVLMMRAVVEVEWDDMRQAIPAFMTLLLMPLTYSIAYGLIGGIGTYVVLHLWDWGESCLRKFGVIKEGRRSSSNGGATNNNGITPPPPVAAPVDGSNKSTTDV